GACTTCTTAAGCGCATCTCGCATAAAGCCGGCCAGCGCCTCGCCCCTTGTGGCCCCGTTGGCCAGCGCAAAGCGGTAGAGCGTTTGCTCGCGCGTAAGGCTATGGTAGTAGGTGTTCAGCGCCACGATATCGTTGGAGAGGCAGTTGCCGATGAGCATCCCGGTGATCGGGATAAAGTAGCGGGCATCGAAAAGGAAGTCGAGCCGAACCACCACGCCCAGAAGGTACAGATCGACCAGCAGCACGCTTGCCCCAATGGCAATAAGCACCGGGATGAGGAAAAGCTTTCGGTTTAGCTCGCTGCGCTTAACCACCGTAAAGGCGGCCACCACCACCATCGCCACCACCCACAGGATGTTAACCCAGGCGCTGTTCCACCTAAAGATGACGCCGAGATAGGCCCCCACCAGCAGCAGTTGAACGGTCATTCGCGCAATGGCGATAAGGGTGCTGCGCACCAGCCCCGTCTGGTAGTAGCGAAACACCAGCAGCGGGATGATGATAAGGAGGTAGCCTACTCCCAAGTCGATCCACGAAATATCATGTACACCTCCCATAGCCTACGATTTTAGGTTGATAACCGTATCCATTGCGGCCAGCCACTCCTCGTCGTGCGACGAGGCAATAACCGTTACCCCTTCGAGCCTTTTTACAAGGTTGATGATGGCCGCGCGCGACTCGCCATCGAGCGCCGAGGTGGGCTCGTCGAGCAGCAGGATATCCTTTTTAAGCAAAAGCACGGAGGCTAGAGCAACCCGCTGCTTCTGCCCTCCCGAGATCTCGCTCAGCGACTTTTCGAGCAGCGAGGTATCAAGCAGCAGATCGCCGAATATTCTTTTTACATCTTCAGATGATGGCCTTAAATGCTTATTGGCACGAAAGGTATAGGGATAGAAGAACAGCTCCTCCACCGTATCTATTTTAAGCGACAGCTCCTGTGGAAGCCACGAGATCTGCTGGCGTATGGCGTCGATATTCTGCTCGTTGAGTTTGATCCCATTTACCGCAACCCTACCCGAATAGGGATACACAAACCCCATAAGCAGGTTAAGGATGCTCGACTTGCCGCTACCCGAAGGTCCCGACAGGGCAACCTTATCGCCCTTCCGAGCGGTGAACGAAAGGTTTGATATTACCTGCTCATCGCCGTAACTAACCGAGAGGTTTTCGATTTGGATCATTTATTTTAGGCGCTAGATGATACAGCGATTACTTCTTCTCCTCATACCCTCCTGCAAAGTCTAAGGTGCACATGGTTCCATACTTTGGGTGAGAGCCAATGGCAACACCAACCACCTTAAGTGTTCTATTCAGTATGCTTCGCCGATGCCCCCGCGAAGGTACGCCATCGTCTACCAAAAGGCTAACCACGATGGCTTGGGCATCCCTATTTCCGTAGTCGATATTCTCGCCACAGGTCGTCAGCCATTGGCCGTAGCGCCCCATCCGATCCCATGGCGACGAGCCATCGGTTCCTGTATGCCCAACGCTCCCTGTTTTTCCCTGATCCTTGACGTGATCGCGTGCAGCAAGGCTCATCCCCTTCGAGGGAGCTAAGAGCCCCATCGGAGCAATGCCCATCATCTCCTTCACGCACTCGTCGATGGCGGCTGTGCCCTCCTGAGTCAGAATCCGCATGCTATCGGCGTTGTAGTACATGCGCGAGTTTCCCGAGACGGTAAAGCGCTTCTTCATTGGTAGAATAACCTCTAGGGCATAGCGCTTGGGGTTGCTACGCGCCTTATTCATCTCAAAAATAACGGCCCTTTCCTGAGCGCTTAGGTAATCGGCATTCTTTGCCGTATTTAAGCTATCGGGCCACGATGGCTGTCCAGAAGTAATTCCAGACAATAAAAAGATGGTAAGTGCAAGAATTCGTCCCATAACAAACCGATTCTATAAAACAGCAGGAAAAAAAAGACGTTTAGTGTTTAATTATTTTTGAGATAGAAATTTTTCGCAATCATTTTGCCCTTGCATTTTATACTCCCAAATTTTAGAAATAGAGGCAAACTTATAATGCGCAATCAAAGCGGCATTAACAAAGCCCGCTCTACCATCTAAAAAACCGCCTTTTATAAAGTAAACCTTAAAAAATCGATGAAAACAATGAAATAAGCAGCTAAGGATGCTATAGTTTTTTCCTTTTTCTATACTTTTTTGAATCTCTTTATCTGAATAAATATTGGTTTTTTCAAGTATGCTTGTTATAGAAGAGTCCTGAAGGTGTATAAGCGATAAATCCTTCCTTTTAGATGGGATCTGACTTACTTGTCCATCTATTTTAGGACGAGAGTGGATATGCGAAGGCCAGTCCGCTTTACTTTTTTCAAAAAAACGCAGCTGATAATCAGGATAGGATGCCCGCATAAATTTCCCCATAAAGAAGTTTGCTCTACTTACCAGCAACCCTGTTGGACAATCCTTTTTAGTAATAATGTTGTACAAGTAATTACGAAGATTATCTGTAACCAACTCATCAGCATCAAGAACTAGAACCCACGGATTTGAGGCTGCAGCAATAGCAAAATTGCGAGCAGGCTCTACATAACCAGTACGTTCGTGCATTACAATTTTACAACCATAACGTTGGGCAATTTCGAGAGTATTATCATCACTATACATATCACATATTACAATCTCATCGAAATTCAAAACAGATTTAATGCATTGTTCCAAAATAGAGGCTGCATTAAATGTATTTATCACTACAGAAATTCTACTCATATATTTTTTTTTCAAGAAGAAAAACTAGTATCTATTAATATTATTGGAATCAATAATTGGCTGCCAAAACTTAATTGACCGTGCCTTATTCCAGCCATGAGCAGCCATTGGTAGTTTTTCACCGGTTAGCTTATAAAGCCTTTTAGGATTAATGTCGAAAGCAAATCGGAGTGCTTCTTGTGCGGTTGGCGTTTTATGCTCAAGCCCATTCTTGCTTGGTTCTATACTCCAAAATACATCCTCATTAAAAATGTGGGATGTCTGATTATTCAGATAGTGCGTTATCTGATCCTTTAAAGTTACCGCTAGTTCTAGGTGACGGCTGATCTTTCGTAGGGAGAAACCGCCATTCCCTACTCGATTGCGTGTTTCAAAGCGATAAACTCTATTTTTTTCACCATAAAGGCAACGCGAAAATTTCATCTTTACATAATGAATGTAATGGCTGAGCAAGCTATTTGAAATCCAAGGGGCACCAACGTAATCGTAGCCTTCATTGAGCCAATAATCCAAATCATCATAAAAGATATACACGTCAGGCTGAACAATGAGCATGTATTCATCCCCCTGAAATCTGGAATAGAATTCTGTAGAAAGAAGTAGCCTATTATAGCCCTTTATAGATGCAAAATAGTCGGTATCAAACTCCTCTATGCTGTAAAAGGGATATTCCTTTTCGAGTAAATCCGTATCTAGCCCTCGTGGCTTAACCATTGTAATATTACGAGCACTAAGAATTTTGAAACATCTGTCAATGGAAATCTTCTCAGTATCACTTAATGAAGACTTATAAATGGGGACAACAACACGCACCTTATTTGACATGGCTCATTTTGAATTTACATTCTTTTCTACCTAAAGAATGTACAAAAGTACACTTTCAGTTGAATTAAGAACCAAAGCCACATAAATACAGACTCCCCAAACACCATGACATAACAAATTTGCACACTCCAAACCCGTTTAACCTTATTAAACCAAAACAGCGTCAACCTATGCTTTATGATGCTGTTTGTCCTCTGCAATAATCCATTTTTGTGGCTAAATTTGCGCGATTGCACGGATTACATTACAGAAACTCACATACACACATGGGAAAGAAAGTTCTCCTGATGATCCTCGATGGCTGGGGTCATGGAAAGCACGACAAGGCAGACGCCATCTTCAACGCCCACCCCGAATTCATTAATAGCCTAGAGGCTAAGTACCCCAACGCCGAGCTGCGCACCAGCGGCGAAGACGTGGGATTGCCTGAAGGCCAGATGGGCAACTCGGAAGTAGGCCACCTCAACATTGGTGCAGGACGCGTGGTGTACCAGGACTTGGTAAAGATCAACATCGCCTGCCGCGACAACAGCATCCTTAAGAACCCCGAAATCGTTAGGGCCTACAGCTACGCCAAGGAAAACGGCAAGCAGGTTCACCTTATGGGCTTGGTTTCGAACGGTGGCGTTCACAGCTCGATGGACCACCTCTTCAAGCTAATCGAAATATCTAAAGAATACGGCATCGACAAGACCTTCGTTCACGCCTTTATGGACGGTAGAGACACCGACCCCAAGAGCGGAAAGGGCTTTATCGAGGCGCTAGAGGCTCACATCGCCAAGAACACCGGGGCGCTGGCTACCATGATTGGCCGCTACTACGCCATGGACCGCGACAAGCGCTGGGAGCGCGTTAAGGAGTCGTACAACCTGATGGTACACGGCACCGGAACGCCAACCACCAACATGGCAGAGGCCGTTCAGCAGTCGTACGACGCTGGCGTTACCGACGAGTTCATCAAGCCGGTTGTTAAGGTTGATGCTGCCGGAAAGCCCGTTGGCTCCATCCAGGAGGGCGACGTGGTTATCTTCTTCAACTTCCGTAACGACCGCGCCAAGGAGCTTACCATCGTGCTTACCCAGCAGGATATGCCCGAAGCCGGCATGAAGACCCTTCCGCTGCAGTACTTCACCATGACCCCATACGACGCCAAGTTCCAAGGGCTACACATCATTTTCGACAAGGACAACGTGACCAACACCCTTGGCGAGGTGGTGTCGAAGGCGGGCAAGAAGCAGATCCGCATTGCCGAAACCGAGAAGTACGCGCACGTGACCTTCTTCTTCAGCGGTGGCCGCGAGGCCGAGTACGAGGGCGAAAGCCGCATCCTTATCCCATCGCCAAAGGTGGCCACCTACGACCTGCAGCCCGAGATGAGCGCCTACGGCGTGAAGGATGCCATCGTGGCCGAGCTTAAGAAGGGCGAGGTTGACTTTGTTGCCCTTAACTACGCCAACGGCGATATGGTGGGCCACACCGGCGACACCTCGGCCATCACCAAGGCCATTAAGGCTGTTGACCAGTGCGTGAAGGAAACCGTGGAGGCTGCTACGGCCAACGGCTACACCGTACTCATCACCGCCGACCACGGTAACGCCGACAACGCCGTTAACGAGGATGGCTCGCCAAATACCGCGCACTCGCTGAACCCTGTTCCATTTATCGTGGTGGATAAGGACATCAAGAGCGTGAAGAACGGCAAGCTGGCCGACATCGCCCCCACCATCCTTAAGCTGATGGGCATCCCTGCGCCTGCCGAAATGACCGGTACTCCGCTCGTGTAGATTTTTTGACTACAGCGACATAAAAAACCCGCGCCACCGTAACTGGGACGCGGGTTTTGCTTTTCATCCACCATCCCCGAAAACCCGCGCCAAAACCTCAACCAAACCCGCCCCACCTACGTATAACCACCGTAAAGCAAGATGTTGTTCCATAAAGCGCGAAGCCATGAAAGCACCAGAAAAACCCATGCGAATTGTTTACGACTTAGAGGGGCGCGCCTACTACGTTCCCGAGAAAGCCGTAAGCAGGAAGGTTAGAAGGGCCAAAGCTACGCACCACCGCCACCACGAGTGGGGCATGCTTCCACCTCCTCCAGCACCAGAATGGATGGCCCACGAACACCCAGCTCCAATGCCACACTCCGAGGCTCATATTATACAGCTGACCCGCAAGGTGCCACAAGTACGGCATAGGGTTCGCCACGCCGGATAGGCGCTGGAGCCGATAGCATAACCTGTAAGCTTAGGCGACACCCTGTAGGGATGCCGCCTACTTTTTTATCCCCCCAAAAAAACAACGGCCCACCCTTGCAGGCAGACCGTTGAACACTAAAACATATAATTGTAGGGCAGTACTTACTTGGTATCCTTCTTCTCGTCCTTCTTCTCGTCCTTCTTGGCCGCGCTGTACTTCTGGCGGATGGTGAGGTAGCGGCTGTAGATCTCCTGCTGCAGCTGGCGCCACTCGGGCTTGCCGCTGAACTCGGCGTTGAAGAGCACGTACTCGTAGTAGCGGTTCACCGAGACCTCCACCTTACGCCGGAGCGTGGTAGCGGCAAGGCTGTTGCGGAAGGCGGCAACGTCGGTCTCGCGGTTGCTCCAGAGGGCGTCGAACTCGGCCGCGGCAGCCTTGAGCTCCACCACGTACTCGTCGAGGGCCAGCTCCTTTACCAGCTGCGCATTCTCGGGCTCGCCGAGCAGGGCGATCAGCGAGATCACCTGAGAGGACTCCTTGGTGTCGGGCAGCTCCTGAATCCCCCTAAACTTGGCCAGCCGGCCGCTGAGCACCTCGGCCTTGGCCCGCTTGGCGGCTGTGGGCGAGTAGAGCATCCCATCGAGGCTAACAAATAGCCCTACCGCCGCATCGTCGCGGCGCTTGTCGGCGGCGCGAGCCTTGGTCGTATTCTCGCTCGCCTTATCGCGCAGGAGGCTACCCTTAAACTCGCCGTAGCACACGTTCAGGTGCGCAAACGACTCGTGGGTTTGGGCCTCGGGGATAGCACATTTACCGGCCTCTTCAATACTAATTCTACAGACACTGCTGATGTCGTCATTTGCAAAACGATTCATGGTAAGCTTACTCATGTCACACTTCTTTTTTGAGGGTTTTACATAAAGTCATAACTCTTATAGTCGTAACTGAATACTCCTTGAAGCTTACATTAGCGCTTTCGGCTGCCCATTTGTACTACTGTACATCTACAAGAGTACTTCCGCCTACCCGTTTGTACTCTTGTACATTTACAATAGTACTTTTGCCTGCCCGTTTGTACTCTTGTACATTTACAATAGTACTTCCGCCTACCCATTTGTACCGTTGTACATCTACAATAGTACTTTTGCCTGCCCGTTTGTACTCTTGTACATTTACAATAGTACTTCCGCCTACCCATTTGTACCGTTGTACATCTACAATAGTACTTCCGCCTACCCGTTTGTACTCTTGTAAAAAAAGCATTACCCCATTGGGCCTTTAAGCGCTATTTCAAAAAACTCTGATTTCCCTAGATGCGGAAGGATTTCCACGAAGATAATAGCGCCCTGCGCCTGCTTGTCCATCTCGTAAAATATCCTTAGCCGTATCGTTATTCGAAAATCTAAACGTGAAATTACTTAACCATTTTTAATTATGCAAATAATTCTTAGCTTAATATTGCGGATTTCTTACTTTTTTTTCAAAAAATACCTTCAAGCGCCCTACCGGTTGGGTCTGGCGCAAATTGGGGTGAGACGAAGAAATCCGCCCAACGGCATCGGCTTTTGGGGAGGCGCGCCAGGGATCTCGCTTTTTAGGATATGCTAAACGTTGGAATCACCCCTAAATCCCCCAAAGGGTACTTCGCGGCAGCTCAACCATCATGGAAAATCTCGGACTCCTTTTCGGCTTCTGGCTACGGTACGTGCTGCGCCGTAGTTCCCTTTAGTGGGTCGGGGGTGAATACGGCTAAGCTTTACGGCAGCACCTAGGCGATAAATGCAGAAGCAAAATTCCTAGGAGGCGCGCCTATTCGCCTGCTTATTTTCGATATATTTGGCCAATCGGATACCCTGACGAATATGCAAAACCTTACGGCAACCCTACGGATTAGGCGACTTGAGCTCGCAGCCTCGGCATACGGCCTGCTGTTTTCGCTCACCCGCAACCGCCGCTTCTTCGACCGAAAAATCAAAACCGGCATCCTGCTGCTCTCGCTGCTGGGCCTGGCCGCAAGCGCCGAGGGGCAGGCAACGGGCCATCCCACGAAAAAGGCAAAGAGAAGCAAGGCGGCTACCGCCAAAAAGGATACCGCATCGAGCGACGAAGCCGTGTTCTGCTACGCCGTAGAGATGATGCCCGCGTACAAGGGTGGCACCGACTCGCTGTTCGCCTTCCTAGCGCGCAACACCCGATACCCCCAATCGGGCATTGAGAATAAAAAGGAGGGAACGGTTTACGTCCAGTTCACCATAGACTCCCTAGGCCGCGTTGTTAACCCACGAATACTTAAAGGGATTGATCCGGACTTCGATGCAGAGGCGCTCCGCGTGGTTCGCCTTATGCCGCCATGGATACCAGGAGAACTACTTGGGAAGAAAGCAAACACTGACTATACCATGCCGATAAAGTTCAGGCTAACCGATGTAAAAAAGTAAAGGTTGCCCATGAAAAAGATCACCCTCTCCGCCCGCATAAAGGGGCTGCAGCTGCGCTCGCGCTGGTACGGCCTGCTCTTTGCCCTCACCCGCAACCGCCGCTTCTTCGACCGAAAGATTAAGGCGGGGGTGCTGATGCTATCGCTGCTGAACATGATGGCGAGTTGCGGCACGCCACCAACCGGCAAAACGGATACATCGAGAAACTCCGCTAAAAAAGGCACAACCTCAACTCAGCCTACAAGCAAAACGGTGGTAGATAATGATCCTTCACACTACGCTAGGCAAGCAAAAATCGGTAGTGCAGCAAAAGAAAGAATCTTTGATGAATCAGAGGTATCATGCTATATGGTGGTAGAAAAAATGCCATCCTTCCCAGGAGGACAAGAAGCCATGATCAATTTTCTAAACCAGAACACCCAATACCCATCAGCAGCAATAGAGAAAAAGATGGAAGGCACGGTATTCGTACAGTTTATTGTTGACTCTACCGGAAAGATAGAGGAGCCCAAGGTTATTCGCAGCGTCTCACCGGAGCTGGATAACGAGGCTCTAAGAGTTGTACGGCTATTTCCCCACTGGAATCCAGGAATTATGATGGGTGAGAAATTAAGGGTTGGGTATACCATGCCGTTTAAGTTCGTCTTAGAAGAGGCGACCCAGGCAAAAAAAGATACCACCCAAACAAACCAACGGTAATGAAGAGAATCACCCTCTCCGCCCGCATAAAGGGGCTGCAGCTGCGCTCTAACTGGTACGGTCTACTCTTTGCCCTCACCCGCAACCGCCGCTTCTTCGACCGAAAGATTAAGGCGGGGGTGCTGATACTCTCGCTGCTAAACCTGGTGGCTGGTTGTGGCAACCAAACCAACGAAAAGCCTGCCTCATCGCAAAAAGAGCAGTCATCAAAGAGGCTCACAAAAGCAGATACACCCAAAAGCATGGTAAGCAAGGGCATCCCCGTCAAATTCGCACCACCCCAGATAACCTGCTACGATGTTGAGGTAAAGCAAAACCTAGTACAACCAGACACCACTGATTTGACAGTTGGTTGCTATGCTCCGATTATTGAAGAAGGGCCATCTGTTTATTCTACGGTTGAAGATATGCCCGAATTCCCCGGAGGAGTAGATGCCATGATGCAGTACATCAAGGAGAGGGCAATCTACCCAGACTCTCTCGAAGATGATAACATAGTGGGAACCGTATTCGTAAGGATGGTTATCAATAGCAGAGGAAAAATCGAACAGCCAACCATAATCAAGGGCATCACTCCCGAAGTCGACTCGGCAGCCCTCCGAATTGTACGTCAAATGCCCCGCTGGGAACCCGGCTGGAAAGAAGGAGTACCCGTTAACGTGTACTATACCATCCCCGTTAAGTTCAACCATAAAGTAAACGAATAACTGATGAAGCTTTCGCTCAACACCATCACCTTCGAGTCGTACTCGGCCTGCAACCTGCGCTGCGTCTACTGCTACAACACGTGGAAGCGCCCCGAGGGGGATGCCCCCTTCCGCTACTCGCACCGCCAGGCGGTAAAAACGCTTAAGGAGATCTACCGCCAGGCCGACATCACCCAGCTGTCGATAACGGGCGGCGAGCCGCTGCTCAACGAGTACGTGGCGGAGCTCATCCTTACGGCCAAGCTAAAAGGGTCGAAGGTGTCCATCATCAGCAACGGCAACGGGGTAAAGGATGGCGACTACACGCTATACAGGGATCTGGACGTAGACCTGTTTCTGATGCCGCTTCACGCAGCCTCCTCCAGCATTCACGACTCGATGACACAGGTTGAAGGCTCGTGGCAACGCAGCCTCAGCTCTATCACCTCCTGCGCGGAGATGGGCTTCTACGTTGTGCCCGTGGTGGTGCTAACCCGGCTTAATGCACCTCAGATAGAAGAAACACTGCGCTTCATCAGCAACTTGGGGCTAAAACGGATTATGGTGAACCGCTACAACATCGGAGGAGCAGGCATCAACCACCAATCGCTGAGCCTCGGCCACGATGAGCTCCGCCAAGCATTCGGGAAGATAAACCGCATCTCGGAGGAGCTAACCCTGAACGTATCCTCCAACGTTTGCACGCCGTTTTGCGTGCTCAACCCCGCCGACTACCCCAGCATTGCCTTTGGCGCCTGCAGCCCCGATCCGTTCAGGCGCCCCCTAACGGTCGACGTTATGGGCAACCTGCGCACCTGCAACCACTCCCCAATTGTTGCCGGAAATATCTTTAAGGATCGCATTGAGGATATCGTAAATACGCCCTACATGAAATCGTGGAACGACACAACACCAACCTTCTGCGAGCAATGCGCAATGTACGCCCAATGCCGCGGAGGATGCAGGGCAGCCTCCGAGCAGCTTGGCTTAACCCTTCGGCATGTTGATCCCTTAGTTACAATGCAAGAGTCGCTATAAACCAAAAAGGGGCTGCCCAACACATGTTGGACAGCCCTTTTTTTTGTCGCGATAGCTGCTGTTCTGCTAACGGCGAGCAGCCGTAACCAGATCTTCTAACTTCAGCGTTTTGCGGGTAAACACAAAGCGGCACTTCTGAAATCCGTTGGTAGGCCAGCCGCCCCAGACAACCGTATTACCTACCAAATTCTTGTAGTTGTATATCGCCTCAGTCTGCTTGTCTAAAGTCCAAATCATGGTATCCTTCCCCTCAAAGTCCACCGCCACATTCATAAACTTGTGGTAGATGGTCTGCTGCAAGAAGCTGGCGTTTACGCCCAGCAAGCTAAGCACGCTGGTAAAGGCGCTACCTCCAGCAATTGCCGTAGCCTGCAGCTTTGCCTCAACGGTAAAGTTGTCAACCTGCCCCTCGCCCACAAAAAACTCGCCGGTGTTAAACCGAAAGCTGGTGTAGTCAAACAGCTGATCCATCTTGCCAGCCACCTCAGCCCACTTCGAGCCGCCGTACACGATGTAGGTAAACATGGGTCCCATGGTACCCACCATACCGTTGTCGTCGGTGAGCTGAATGGCGGTAACCGGGAAGCTCACCTTTTGTGTGATGTCTATTCCCTGCTCATCGGTTGCCTGGGTAAGCACCCAGGTGCCCTGCATCTGCTGCTTGGTGGGTGGCGTAATCAGGTTGTTCAAGTCGCAGCTGGTAAACGCCGCAGCAGCAAGCGCCACAAGCAAAATCCTTCTAAAAATAGTCGTATGCATGTTGATTGGTGATTTTTGGCCAGGCATCTTCCGAGCGCGGCAGCATCAGTAATAGTATTAAAAGTTTCCCAAGCGGCAGCATTCATCAGCCCTGCCCGCTTTTCCGACAGCCGGCAAATATACACAAATCCAACAGCCCCCAAATAGGTCTTTACCCCTAAAATACAGCACAAAAAAAGCAGGAATCGAAAAGAAGCCCCGCAACAGAATAGGCAGCAAGAGGCGCTTTACGCCAAACCAGCCCTTCGCCATAAAGCACCCACTACCTACAAATAAAAAAGGAACGTATAGCAACGTTCCCCTTTTATTGGTAAGCACAAGACATCTGGCGCTACTTCATGGGCTTTGCAAACTCCTGCGACCAGTACTTGCCGTCAAGCGCCACCCCCATCTCGGTAAACAATCCGTTCATGATGTTTTTGCAGTGACCCTCGCTGGTCAGCCAAGCGCTTACTACCGCCTGCTCGGAGGGATAGCCCATGGCGATGTTTTCGCCAATAGCCGACCAGTTATAGCCTACACCCGTAATTCGTGTGGCTGGAGTAGAGCCATCGCTGCCGGTATGATCGAAGTAATTGTTCTTAGTCATATCTTGGCTATGGATAAGCGCAGCCTGTTCCAACTTATCGTTCCAGGTAACGGGGGGCACGGGCTGCATGTAGGTCGATCCGCAATTGCACCCCTTAGCGCGTGCATCATTTACCAGCTGCAGCAAAGCAGCCTTATTCACTGTTGATGTTCCAGCGGTTGATCCGGTGGAGCTCCCCGTACCTGTCCCGCTAGTGCCCGCCCCAGTGGTACTAGACCCACCACCGCTTGTGGTAGTCGTGGTGGTACTTCCCGTGTTGGTATTCGGCGTCGTTGTATTGGTGGTGGCGGTAGTCGTTGCCTTGCTCGGAGCAGGAACCTGCTCGTCGTCTGTTGTACAGCCAATGAAACCCGCCAGCAGGGCTAGCATCAGCATTACTAGTACGCTTTTCTTCCTCATTGCTACGATTTAAAATTTCCCAAATGTATCATAAGTCACGCCACAACCAGCTAGCAGCAAGCGCATTTAGCCAACGTTCGCACTCTATAGCATACGCAAAGCTAAACTAGAAGCAAACAAAAATCCCACAGGAAGCCTTCACGGCTTGCTGTGGGAAAGGACGGACTATAAACCTAAAGCTGACCTTTTAGGATGCTTTAAAAAAATTATCAGATTAGTAGCAGTAGTTCTCTGTACTTAGGAAGAGGCCACAGCTCATCGTCGATAAGCGTTTCCAGCTTATCAATGTGGTAGCGAATTTCCTCAAAGTAAGGCAGCACCTTGTAGTAGTAGTGCTGAGCCTTTGCCTCAAGTTCTTCGGTATTGTTAGCCACCTTACGCTCCTCGATCATGTCGTGCACCTTGGTACGGATTACCATAACGTGCTCCGAAAGCATTTTCAGAGTATCGATCTGAGGACCCGAAAGCGCTTTGGCTTCATCACCTAGCACCTCCTTCAACCCCTTAAGGTTTTCGATAAGGGTATTTTGATACTTGATAGCCGTTGGAATGAT
This window of the uncultured Acetobacteroides sp. genome carries:
- a CDS encoding energy transducer TonB yields the protein MKKITLSARIKGLQLRSRWYGLLFALTRNRRFFDRKIKAGVLMLSLLNMMASCGTPPTGKTDTSRNSAKKGTTSTQPTSKTVVDNDPSHYARQAKIGSAAKERIFDESEVSCYMVVEKMPSFPGGQEAMINFLNQNTQYPSAAIEKKMEGTVFVQFIVDSTGKIEEPKVIRSVSPELDNEALRVVRLFPHWNPGIMMGEKLRVGYTMPFKFVLEEATQAKKDTTQTNQR
- a CDS encoding CAP domain-containing protein translates to MGRILALTIFLLSGITSGQPSWPDSLNTAKNADYLSAQERAVIFEMNKARSNPKRYALEVILPMKKRFTVSGNSRMYYNADSMRILTQEGTAAIDECVKEMMGIAPMGLLAPSKGMSLAARDHVKDQGKTGSVGHTGTDGSSPWDRMGRYGQWLTTCGENIDYGNRDAQAIVVSLLVDDGVPSRGHRRSILNRTLKVVGVAIGSHPKYGTMCTLDFAGGYEEKK
- a CDS encoding glycosyltransferase family 2 protein, coding for MSRISVVINTFNAASILEQCIKSVLNFDEIVICDMYSDDNTLEIAQRYGCKIVMHERTGYVEPARNFAIAAASNPWVLVLDADELVTDNLRNYLYNIITKKDCPTGLLVSRANFFMGKFMRASYPDYQLRFFEKSKADWPSHIHSRPKIDGQVSQIPSKRKDLSLIHLQDSSITSILEKTNIYSDKEIQKSIEKGKNYSILSCLFHCFHRFFKVYFIKGGFLDGRAGFVNAALIAHYKFASISKIWEYKMQGQNDCEKFLSQK
- a CDS encoding DUF5672 family protein; this translates as MSNKVRVVVPIYKSSLSDTEKISIDRCFKILSARNITMVKPRGLDTDLLEKEYPFYSIEEFDTDYFASIKGYNRLLLSTEFYSRFQGDEYMLIVQPDVYIFYDDLDYWLNEGYDYVGAPWISNSLLSHYIHYVKMKFSRCLYGEKNRVYRFETRNRVGNGGFSLRKISRHLELAVTLKDQITHYLNNQTSHIFNEDVFWSIEPSKNGLEHKTPTAQEALRFAFDINPKRLYKLTGEKLPMAAHGWNKARSIKFWQPIIDSNNINRY
- the gpmI gene encoding 2,3-bisphosphoglycerate-independent phosphoglycerate mutase codes for the protein MGKKVLLMILDGWGHGKHDKADAIFNAHPEFINSLEAKYPNAELRTSGEDVGLPEGQMGNSEVGHLNIGAGRVVYQDLVKINIACRDNSILKNPEIVRAYSYAKENGKQVHLMGLVSNGGVHSSMDHLFKLIEISKEYGIDKTFVHAFMDGRDTDPKSGKGFIEALEAHIAKNTGALATMIGRYYAMDRDKRWERVKESYNLMVHGTGTPTTNMAEAVQQSYDAGVTDEFIKPVVKVDAAGKPVGSIQEGDVVIFFNFRNDRAKELTIVLTQQDMPEAGMKTLPLQYFTMTPYDAKFQGLHIIFDKDNVTNTLGEVVSKAGKKQIRIAETEKYAHVTFFFSGGREAEYEGESRILIPSPKVATYDLQPEMSAYGVKDAIVAELKKGEVDFVALNYANGDMVGHTGDTSAITKAIKAVDQCVKETVEAATANGYTVLITADHGNADNAVNEDGSPNTAHSLNPVPFIVVDKDIKSVKNGKLADIAPTILKLMGIPAPAEMTGTPLV
- a CDS encoding ABC transporter permease, producing MGGVHDISWIDLGVGYLLIIIPLLVFRYYQTGLVRSTLIAIARMTVQLLLVGAYLGVIFRWNSAWVNILWVVAMVVVAAFTVVKRSELNRKLFLIPVLIAIGASVLLVDLYLLGVVVRLDFLFDARYFIPITGMLIGNCLSNDIVALNTYYHSLTREQTLYRFALANGATRGEALAGFMRDALKKSLNPTIATTAVVGLISLPGMMTGQILGGSNPMVAIKYQIMIMITIMVSTLLTVILSILICNRFVFDGYGMLRR
- a CDS encoding ATP-binding cassette domain-containing protein, giving the protein MIQIENLSVSYGDEQVISNLSFTARKGDKVALSGPSGSGKSSILNLLMGFVYPYSGRVAVNGIKLNEQNIDAIRQQISWLPQELSLKIDTVEELFFYPYTFRANKHLRPSSEDVKRIFGDLLLDTSLLEKSLSEISGGQKQRVALASVLLLKKDILLLDEPTSALDGESRAAIINLVKRLEGVTVIASSHDEEWLAAMDTVINLKS
- a CDS encoding DUF6261 family protein; its protein translation is MSKLTMNRFANDDISSVCRISIEEAGKCAIPEAQTHESFAHLNVCYGEFKGSLLRDKASENTTKARAADKRRDDAAVGLFVSLDGMLYSPTAAKRAKAEVLSGRLAKFRGIQELPDTKESSQVISLIALLGEPENAQLVKELALDEYVVELKAAAAEFDALWSNRETDVAAFRNSLAATTLRRKVEVSVNRYYEYVLFNAEFSGKPEWRQLQQEIYSRYLTIRQKYSAAKKDEKKDEKKDTK
- a CDS encoding energy transducer TonB; the encoded protein is MQNLTATLRIRRLELAASAYGLLFSLTRNRRFFDRKIKTGILLLSLLGLAASAEGQATGHPTKKAKRSKAATAKKDTASSDEAVFCYAVEMMPAYKGGTDSLFAFLARNTRYPQSGIENKKEGTVYVQFTIDSLGRVVNPRILKGIDPDFDAEALRVVRLMPPWIPGELLGKKANTDYTMPIKFRLTDVKK